The nucleotide window GGAACGCGCGAAAGCCGGCTGCAGCCCGCTCGCCACGTCCCGCGGGCTGACCTCCCTCGCCCAGGACCTCAGCGAGGACATGGCCGCGCGCGGCTTCTTCGCCCACACCGACCCCGACGGCGCGACCCCGTGGGACCGGGCGGCGAAGGCGGGCGTGCTGGGCCTCGGCGGCGAGAACATCGCCCGCGGCCAGGCCGACGCGCAGTCCGTGATGGACGGCTGGATGAACAGCGACGGCCACCGTGCGAACATTCTCAACTGCGACTACAAGACGCTCGGCGTCGGCATCCACCACGGCTCCGGCGGCCCCTGGTGGACGCAGGACTTCGGCTTCTGAGAAACCCACAGGTCAGAGGCTTTCGACCGCCCTTGGGCCGTCTCAGGGCCGTGGCATGTGCCCAGTCCTCTTGAAGACGTCGTCCACCGCAGCTCGGGTACGGGTCTCGCTCGCGGGCATCAGGTGGGTGTACGTCCGTAGCGTGAAACCGGGGTCGTGGTGCCCCAGGTACTCACTGAGTGCCTTGATGCTCTCCCCCGCGTCCAGAAGCACCGACGCATAGAAGTGCCTCAGAGCGTGCGTGCCGTTGTCGCGAACCGTAGGGACGCCCGCGGCTTCGAGAGCGGGCTTCCACACTCGGTGGTTGAAGCGATTGCGATTCAGTGAGAGGCCCTCAGGGCTGTAGAGGATGAGAGCCGCGGTGACGGGCTTCCCGTCCACGGACTTCCACGGCAAGGTGACCGGCCTTGCCGGGTATCGCGCCATGTGGGCCCGCAGCGCATCCGCGACGGACTCAGGCAGCGGAACGTCCCTTTCCTTGCCTCCTTTGGGCGGGGCGAACACCGGCCGGTTCCGCAGTAGCTTCACCTGCCGCACCACGTGCACGACTCCACTGAGGAAATCCACGTCCTCTACAGCCAGTCCGAAGACTTCCCCCTGTCGCATCCCGCACCCTGCGGCAGGCTCCACCAAAACGCGGTAGCGCGCGGGAAGTGCTGCCTGCACAGCCATGACTTGGTCGGCCGGCCACGGCTTCACCTTGCGTGGATCGAGGCGGGGAGCCTTGACCGAACGGGCGCTACACGGATTCGAGCGGATCAGCCGATCCTCGACCGCTGCCGTGAACACCGTTGAGACGTGAGCGAAGATTCCGCGCCGGTATGCCGGGGAGAGTCCGGCATCCTCCAGGGTCCGGATCCACTGTCGAAGGTGGGTCGGATTGAACGAGGCCAAGGAACGCTGTCCCAGGTGGGGAATCGCGTGCAAGCGAAGCCGCATCTCCACAGACTCCCGCGTCGAGGGATCTGTCATCTGAGTCGTCATCCACTTGACGGTGTACTGCTCGAACGTCACTTTCCCTGCATCCAGGTCGACGTAGTCGCCGCGCGCCATGTCGGTCTCGATCTGCGACAACCACTGCTCTGCGAGGCGCTTCTGTCGGTCGGGGAAGGACTTGGACTTCTCGGTGCCGTCAGGACTGACGTAGCGGGCGCGGTATCGCATTCCGGTTCCGTGGCGATCGCTCTTGATCCTGACGGGCTTTCCGCTGGGGGCGGTCTCGGTCTTGAACCAGCGGTCCTGAATATGGCCAGCCATGTGGACTGTGTCCTCTCGACGAGTTGATGTGAGGGAGGCGGCCTGTGCCGCTCGGTGCGCTGTTCTGAGAGGAGTTTTCGGAGTATCCGGGTGGCGCCTCCCTGCCTCCCTGGACGCTGTTTGCGCTGGTCAGGTACAGGGAGGTGGGTCAGGGATGCGGTGAGGGAGTTCTCCCTGACTCCCTGGACGGATTGGGGTCCTCTCCCTGCAAGGGCGTGGGGGTGGGGCGAGCGCACATCGGCGGCTGTGCCGCCTTGCGCGGGGTGCGGCGCCACCCCCTTTACCGGCTTTACCTTGCAGGCCAGAGGCCCTTACCTAGCCCTCTACCGGGGTAGAGGGCTCCCCTTACCCGGGCAGTCCGGATAAGGGGGCCCGCTGCCCTCGCGACCGCCGCGCCGTCGCGGGGCGCAGGTCAGGGGGTGGGGCTTTACCTCTGCCAGTCAGGTGGCGGCGCGGGCTGCCTGCTGGTCGATCCAGGCGCGGACGGCGGCGGGGTCGTAGCGGACGTGGCGGCCAACTCGGAAGCCGGGCGGTCCGATGCGCTGCTTGCGCCAGTGGTAGACGGTCTCGATCGGGACGGTGAGCAGTGCGGCGAGGTCTTCGGGGGTGAGGTAGCGGTCGGGGAGTCCGGCGCGGAGCGTGGAGCGGGGGTCGGTCGGGTCGATCGGGAGCCTGGCCATGCAACCGTTCCTTCCGTCTTGTTCAACTCGGGCGGGTCGACCGGTCGGGGTGTGACGCGGGTCGTCACGCAGGTCAGGGGCCGACCGATTGGTCTCGTCGGGGTGTGGTCGGTCCGGGGTCGATCGGTCGAGTGCGGGTCGACTGGTCACCACTGCGCGCGCAGTGGACGGGCCCACCGGTTGCCGGGTCCCGGGGGCGGGGCGGCGCCGATCTGGTACGTGCCGTCGTCGGTCCGTACGACCAGCGGCAGGGGCACGGGGACGTTGCTGCGGATGAGATCGAAGCAGTGCCGGGTGTGCTGCCGGTCGGGCAGCAGACGGCGGTGCAGCCACGCCCCACTGCCTTGCGGGTCGGGGATGCGCGCCAGGTCCTCGCTCACCGCGCGGCCGAGCCGAACGAGGACGGCTGCGGGGACGCGGGCCGCGCCTTCGCGAACCTGACGCGCCAGGCTGCGGGCGTCGAGGCGACCGGCGCCTGGATTGCGGGCGTACCCGGACAGAGCCAGGCCGGCGGCGGCTTCGCCTGCCGTCATGCAGCGCGACCGTGCGCCCTCGTAGGAGAACGACACGGCCAGCCGGTAGGCGTACCAGCGGCATGCCCCGACTTCGGGGAACTCCACGGAGTCCAGTCCTGAGAACGCGTCGGTGGTCTCCACGAGTCCGGCCGGTCCCAGCTCGGTCATGGCCGTGCCGAGCAAGGCGTACAGGGCGTCCGTGGAGATGCCGGGCACGGCGTATTCGTCGCTGTAGACCTCGAACAGTGCGGCGGCAGTTTCCTCGCGGCAGAGCTCCATGCCCGCCACGGGAACTGACAGCGGCCCTGCCCCGCCCGCACGGCGCACCAGAAGGGCGCCGCGCGGGCGGGCTGGCACCTGGGCGAACAGTGCAGCCACGTGCGCAGTCGCGGCCCTCATGCGCGCGCCATCTGGCGAATCGTTGCTGCCGCGTGGACCGGGCACATCATGGCCAGCGAGTCGCAGCCCTCTTCGAGGTGCATCCGGATGCGGCGGGTGCCCCGGCACGGGCAGTCGCCGTCGACCTCGCCGACGTGGTTGCGGAGGCGGGTCTCCTCGCTCATGCGGTCGCGGTAGACGCTGCTTGCCGCCTGCTGGTCGGCCGCGACCAAGCGCCCTGCCTTCGGGAACCGCTGCTCGTGCCGCTGCTGAATCTGAACGCTCACCAGGCCATTGAGGTCGAGCAGACGGTGTCCGCGCAGGAAGGCACCCCAACGGGCCGTCTCCTCACGGCCGAGCCGCTCAAAACCCTGCGCGATCCAGTCGCGGAGCTGCTCAGCCGAGTGGCGACGGCGCCCGGTCGGCATGTCCGACACGTACAGAGCCACGGCCCGCTCAGAGCCGGTCAGGCCCCTGACGATGTCCAGGCGCGTAACGCCCATCTCCTGCGGAGCGATACGCGTGATGGTGGCGGTTTCAGGCATCATGGAATTGCCCCTTCGTGGGTCGGGGAGCGGCTATCTGCTTGGCGGTAGGGGCCGCCCCCCGGGGAGAGAGCCCTGGCCTTTTGGTCAGGGCTTTCTTTCAACCAGCGCTAGGCGCGGCGCTGCTGCCCTTCCGGCGATCGGACCGACTGGTAGGCACATCCCTAAGGTTCCCTAGGGCACCCTAGGGTGTCAAGGGGTACGCTAGGGAACGCATCGATTGAGACGAAGGAGCTGACGTGGTGTCGGAGCAGGTCGGTCATCGGGCCCCGTACGCACGGATCGCCGCCCACTACACAGATTTGATCGCCTCGGGGCGGCTGCAACCCGGGGAGCTGCTGCCCAGCATCAAGACGCTGGCGCAGGAGTGGGGGGTCAGTACGGCGACTGCCGAGAAAGCCTTGAGGCAGCTCCGCAGCGAAGGACTCGTGCGAGGCATCCACGGCATCGGCACCGAGGTGGTTGACCGTCCCACCCCCATGTCCTCGGGGTCTCAGCGGCAGGATCGGGGACGTCGCAACGGTTCGAGTTGGGGGGCAGGCGAGCGGTCCGACTCACACGAAGCGTCTGTGGTCTCGGCGCCGGCCGACGTGGCGGAGGCGCTGGACATCGTTCCGGGGACGGACGTGATCCGCCGCAGGCGCGTCTACCGCGATCGGCGTGGCATCGTCGCGCACTCCACATCATGGATTCCGGTCGAGCACGGAAGGCTCGTGCCTCAGTTGGCCGAGAGCGAGCGCCTAACCGGCGGCACGTCATTGCAGCTCATCGCCCGGGCCACAGGGCAACCGATCACTCGTCGCATTGACACAGCGTCAGCGCGTTTGTTGACTGCTGCGGATGCGGAGCTTCTGGAACTGAACTCCGCGAACCTGCCCACGGAACCCGTGGTTGTCATGACCGCAAAGTTCATCGACAGCACAGACCGCGTTGTGGAATACGGCGTGGACCTCGGCGGCCCGGGCCGGACGTGGCTTACGGAGTCAGAGGTCAATCACTGATGGCGGCTCCGGCCCGTGGGCCCTTCTGTGTCCTGATGGCGGGCCTCCCTGGCTCAGGCAAAACCACGCTCTCCCGCGCTCTCACGGCGCGAGGGTTCGTCCGGTTGTGCCCAGACGAGGAGATGTTTCGTCGGCATGGTGTCTACGGGGTCGACTTCGCCCGGGGCACCTTCCCGACGCTGGAACGGCCAGTGCTCGAAGACATCGGAATGGAGCTCCGTGTGCAACTCCGGGCGGGACGCAATGTGGTGGTGGATCACGGATTCTGGACCCCTAAAGACCGCGCGCATTGGCAGTCGATGGCCGTGGATGTAGGCGCGCTGCCGGTGCTCGTCTACCTAGAGGCGAATCACGAAGAGCTCTGGAAGCGGGTATCCAGGCGGAATGCTCGACACGAAGCAGATCCGAACTCGATCTACTTCTCGGAGAGCGACCTGGCCCGTTACCGAACCAGGTTTGTCCCGCCTCAGGCTGATGAGCCTCACATTCTCTACACCGGTGGCCCTGACTCGGTGCTCAAGGTACTTGAAGAGGCAGGGTTGCAGGGGCACTAGTCACTCCCAGCCCTGACCCCCTTCCTGTCAGGTCCGCTACCTCCGCTACCTCCGCTACCGTGCAGGTCAGGGGCATGATCGAGGTAGCGGATGGGGTAGCGGGTAGCGGACGATGCTGCTACCCGCCTCCCCTTCCCCTGAGAGTCCGCTACATCCGCTACGCCGCTACATCGCAGGTCAGAGGCATGATTTCTGTAGCGGATCGGTAGCGTGTAGCGGCTACGGCCGGTGCGCGCTACCGATCTGGGCCCGTCCCGCCGCAGGAGAAGCGCGCGCCAAAACGAACAGCAACGGGGACGGCCTCACGGCCGACGACCTTCGGCGCACACTGCCGGATGCAGACGGGGCAGGTTCGGCGAAGCTGGGGCCGGTGGTGGCGGCAGGAAGGCTTTTCAGGTCCCGGCGTTGCTGGGGGCTCATGAGGCGTTCTCCCTCGGCCAGCAGGTCCGGATGGACCAGTTGAGGGCGCTGCGCACGATGGAGCGGCACTCGGCAGCGGACAGTCCGGCCGATTCACCCGCGACCTGAAAAGCCTGCTCTAAGTGGTCCCGGCCGTCGCCCCGCGCTGGCAGACAGGGGCCCACTGAGCCTTCCAAGGGGGGCGCCTCCCTTGGAAGGCTTCATGAGGTACCCACCTTCCGCAGGCGTGTACGGGCCGCCGCGAACTCCCGCCGTGGGCGCCCGAAAGTCGTCCGCCCGGCAGGGCGGTCCTTTCAGCCCTTGGGGCTTGTCCCGCTTGTGGCGTGTAGCGGGACCTGTCCGCTACACGCCACCGATCCGCTACAGAAATCATGCCTCTGACCTGCGATGTAGCGGCGTAGCGGATGTAGCGGACTCTCAGGGGAAGGGGAGGCGGGTAGCAGCATCGTCCGCTACCCGCTACCCCATCCGCTACCTCGATCATGCCCCTGACCTGCACGGTAGCGGAGGTAGCGGAGGTAGCGGAGGTAGCGGACCTGACAGGGGGAGGGGAGGGGACTCTCGGTACGCCAGGACGATTCTGGCAGTGGAGCAGCGGGCAGCGCTGCCCGCTTGGGAGCGACCCCGGGCCGTCTGTGGGCCGTGCCGGGGTCGCCAACGTTCACCAACGTTCACCAATGCTGACCGTTGGTGCGCAGGTCAGGGCGACAGAGGGACACCATTACGCAGACCGTAAGGCAGGGGTCCCAGTTCTTCGGCTTCTGAGGATCGGCGCGCAGGACTTCGGCTGCTGAGGGGCCGGTGTCGGACTACAGCGGCTGGGCGCGCGGCGGGCGCTGGCAGCGCGGGCAGTAGTAGCTGGAGCGGTTCATCCAGGCGCGGCGGCGGATCGGCGTACCGCAGCGGTGGCAGGGCTCGCCCTCCCGTCCGTACGCGTCGAGTGACCGGTCGAAGTAGCCGGACTCGCCGTTCACGTTGACGTAGAGGCTGTCGAAGCTGGTGCCGCCCTGGGCGAGCGCCTCGTTCATGACGTCCCGGACGTGTCCGAGCAGCGCCGTCGTCGCGGGGCGGGTGAGCGTCGCGGTGGGCCGCTCGTAGTGCAGCCGGGACCGCCACAGGGACTCGTCCGCGTAGATGTTGCCGACGCCGCTGATCAGCGTCTGGTCGAGGAGGGCGCGCTTCACCGTGGTGCGGCGCAGGCGCAGAGCCGTGTGGAACGCGGCGTCGTCGAAGGCCGGGTCGAGCGGATCGCGGGCGATGTGCGCGATCGTGTCGGGCAGACCGAGCGGGGTGTTCTCGTGGAGCGAGAGCCCGCCGAAGGTCCGCTGGTCGACGAAGCGCAGCTCGGTGCCGAGGGCGTCGTCGAAGACGATCCTGATCCGCAGATGCTTCTCGTCGGGAGCGTCCTGCGGCTGTACGAGCAGCTGACCGCTCATCCCCAGGTGGCCGAGGAGCGAGAACGTCATGTCGTCGAGCGGCACCCAGAGGTACTTGCCGCGGCGCATGGCCGTGCCGAAGCGGATTCCGTGCAGCCGGGCCGCGAAATCGGGTCCGCCCGCGAGGTGCCGGCGGACCGCACGCGGATGCAGCACCTCCACCCCGCCGACGGTGCGCCCCGTGACCCAGCGCTCCAGACCCCGCCGTACGACTTCGACCTCGGGCAGTTCGGGCACGGTGACTCCTGGGGGACTGGGCGGGGCGGGAAAGGGAAAACCCCCCGGTGCACCAGGCACCGAGGGGCTTTCTCATGGTTCAGGCCGGAGCGACGTCCGTGTCCGGCGACGACAGTTCGGCAGGAGTGACGGCGGCCCCTGCCTCGGCGGCGGCCTTGGCCGCTGCCTGTCGCGATTCCGCGTCGGCGCTGATTTCGCGCCAGGCGGATTCTGCCGCCTGTTGCTCCGCTTCCTTCTTGCTACGGCCGGTGCCGGTGCCGTACGAGACACCACCGACGCGAGCGGCAGCAGTGAAGGTCTTCTCGTGATCCGGGCCGGTCTCCGTGACGAGGTACTCGGGAACCCCGAGGCCCTCGCTCGCGGTGAGTTCCTGGAGGCTGGTTTTCCAGTCCAGGCCGGCGCCGAGGTTGGAGGACCTGTCGATCAGCGGGTCGAAGAGCCGGTGAACCAGCTCCGAGGCCACGCCGAGGCCCTGGTCGAGATAGACGGCGCCGATCACTGCTTCCAGTGTGTCGGCGAGGATGGAAGCCTTGTCCCGGCCACCCGTACCCTCTTCACCGCGGCCGAGCCGGATGAAGGAGCCGAGTTCGAGGCCGCGGCCCACTTCCGCAAGTGCACGCGAGTTGACCACCGCGGCCCGCAACTTGGCCAGCTGGCCTTCGGGCAGGTCGGGGTGGGTGCGGTACAGCGTGTCCGTGACCACCAGGCCGAGCACCGAATCCCCGAGGAATTCGAGACGCTCGTTGGTGGGCAGACCGCCGTTCTCGTACGCGTACGAACGGTGGGTCAGCGCACGCACCAGAAGGGCGGACTCGAGGTGATACCCGAGCCGCCCTTCCAGAAGCGTGTGGGACGAGGCTGTGTTGACGTTGTCTGCCTGCTTCTTGGCGCTGGACAACTCAGACATCGGGCCTCTCACCAGCCGCTCAGACCTCGAGGACCTGGCGCTTGTTGTAGGTGCCGCAGCTCGGGCACGCAATGTGCTGGAGCTTCGGCTCCTGGCAACGCTCGCACGAAACCAGGGTGGGGACCGCAGCCTTCCACTGCGACCGGCGGTGGCGCGTGTTGCTGCGCGACATCTTCCGCTTCGGAACAGCCACGGCTACTTCTCCTGCTTCTCGTCGACGCCTGCTTCGGCGCCGCCCATGTTGTCCTTCTCGCCGTCCTGAACGGTCTCGGCGAGTCCTTGCAATGCCGCCCAACGAACATCGACGGCATCGTGGTGGTGTCCGGGATTCTCGTTCAGCCTGATTCCGCATTCGGAACACAGACCGGCACAGGTCTCCTTGCACACCGGCTGCAGCGGCAGTGCGAGCACCACCGCGTCACGCAGCACTGACTCGAGGTCGAACAAGCCGTCCTCGAGGAAGAACATGTCCTCGTCGTCCTCGGCGTCGTCGACCGGCTCCGCAGTCCTGCTGCGGCCCCGGTCATCGGCGTCAGGGTACGAGAACATCTCCTGGAAGTCCGCTGAAACCTCTCGGCTCAGCGGCTCCAGACACCTTACGCACTCCGCTTCGGCCGTTGCACGGGCGGTGCCTGTGACAAGCACCCCTTCCATGACCGACTCGAGACGGAGGCTGAGCGCCAGGGGTGCGCCTTCCGGCACACCGATGACTCCGTCGATACCCAGATCCTTGGGTGCCTCCACCGAGCGGGTCAGCCGCTTGAGGGCACCAGGACGCCGACCCAGCTCACGCGTATCGAACACGAGAGGGTTGCGGTGGTCGAGGTGGCCGTTCAGGGCTTTTCCTGCTTTCGAATCATGTGCATCGCGCTGTTCCGGGGAAGACTGTCCCGGCTTCGGATGAGAAGCGGGCAGCCGGGATCGCGGACATAGGCGCGACCGAACAGCCAGGATACTGGACGCACCGCCCAGCACCCAATCGGGTCCTAGCGGCTCCGGACCGGTGCCGGCCGGAACTCCGTCCGGCCCGGTCAGCGCCCCTGTTCGTAGCGGCGCAGCTGCTCCAGGTCGATCATGCTGGTGTCGAAGAGGCTGGTCTCGTCGAGCGCGCTCTCACCCTGCTGCGCCGGGGGCTGGGCCGGCTGCTGCGACCAGCCGTACTCCTGCTGCTGGGGCTGCCCCTGGTTCGGGTCATAGCCCTGCTGCGCGTACGCGGCGTACGGATCGGGCTGCTGCTGGTACCCGTAGACGTCCTGCTGGACGGGCTGGTCCTGGTACCCGTACGTCTGCGCGTACTGCGGCTCCGGCTGTGCCTGGACCGGGAAGTCGGGCTGCGCCTGGGGCGCGTAGTCCGGCTGTCCCTGGGGCGCGTAGTCCGGCTGGACCGGGCTCGTGTAGTCCGGCTGAGCCGGGCTCGTGTAGTCCGGCTGCGTCCGGCCCGGGAAGCGTGGCTGCTGGGACGCGGGCTCCGGCGTGGAGAGCTCGGCCAGGCCGGCCCAGTGGTCCTCGTCGCTGGTGTGCCCCTGGCTGCCCGCGGCGTCCTGGGCGGCCATGTGCGCCCCGAGGTCGTCGGTGGCCACCCGGCCGAGCAGCTTCTGCCGGCCCCGGCCGACCGCCTCCAGGGTCTTGGCGAGTACGGCCTCGAAGGCGCCGAGCTTGGTGTCGACGTACTCGTCCGCGCGCCGCTGGAGCGTCTCCGGGTCGGCGCTGCGCTCGGGCGCCTCGGCGAAGTCCGGATCGTCGTAGCCCTGGCCTTCGTAGCCCTGGCCCCGGCCGAGGAGCTTCTCCCGGCCCCGGTCCACGGAGCCGATGGTCTTGGTGAGGACGACCTCGAAGTTGGCGAGCTTGCTGTCGACGTACTCGTCGGCCTCGGCCCTGACCTCTTCGGCGTCCTTGCGGGCCTCCGAGAGAATCCGGTCGGCCTCGTCCTTCGACCGGCGGGCGATCTCCGTGTCCGAGACCAGCGAGCCGCGCTGGGCGTGGGCGGACTCGATGATCCGCTCGGCCTCCTGGCGGGCCTGCTCGACCAGCTGCTCCCGTCCGCCGATGAGCTCCTGGGCGTGGGCGAGGGACCCGGGCAGGGCCTCCCGTACCTCTTCGAGCATGGCGAGCAGCTCGGCGCGGTTGACCACGCACGACGCCGACATCGGCATGGACCGGGCGTTCCCCACCGCTTCGACGATCTCGTCCAGCTTCTTCTGCACGTCCACCGTGTGCTCGCCACTCTCTGC belongs to Streptomyces finlayi and includes:
- a CDS encoding GntR family transcriptional regulator, which encodes MVSEQVGHRAPYARIAAHYTDLIASGRLQPGELLPSIKTLAQEWGVSTATAEKALRQLRSEGLVRGIHGIGTEVVDRPTPMSSGSQRQDRGRRNGSSWGAGERSDSHEASVVSAPADVAEALDIVPGTDVIRRRRVYRDRRGIVAHSTSWIPVEHGRLVPQLAESERLTGGTSLQLIARATGQPITRRIDTASARLLTAADAELLELNSANLPTEPVVVMTAKFIDSTDRVVEYGVDLGGPGRTWLTESEVNH
- a CDS encoding helix-turn-helix transcriptional regulator produces the protein MARLPIDPTDPRSTLRAGLPDRYLTPEDLAALLTVPIETVYHWRKQRIGPPGFRVGRHVRYDPAAVRAWIDQQAARAAT
- a CDS encoding tyrosine-type recombinase/integrase, with translation MRYRARYVSPDGTEKSKSFPDRQKRLAEQWLSQIETDMARGDYVDLDAGKVTFEQYTVKWMTTQMTDPSTRESVEMRLRLHAIPHLGQRSLASFNPTHLRQWIRTLEDAGLSPAYRRGIFAHVSTVFTAAVEDRLIRSNPCSARSVKAPRLDPRKVKPWPADQVMAVQAALPARYRVLVEPAAGCGMRQGEVFGLAVEDVDFLSGVVHVVRQVKLLRNRPVFAPPKGGKERDVPLPESVADALRAHMARYPARPVTLPWKSVDGKPVTAALILYSPEGLSLNRNRFNHRVWKPALEAAGVPTVRDNGTHALRHFYASVLLDAGESIKALSEYLGHHDPGFTLRTYTHLMPASETRTRAAVDDVFKRTGHMPRP
- a CDS encoding AAA family ATPase → MAGLPGSGKTTLSRALTARGFVRLCPDEEMFRRHGVYGVDFARGTFPTLERPVLEDIGMELRVQLRAGRNVVVDHGFWTPKDRAHWQSMAVDVGALPVLVYLEANHEELWKRVSRRNARHEADPNSIYFSESDLARYRTRFVPPQADEPHILYTGGPDSVLKVLEEAGLQGH
- the mutM gene encoding bifunctional DNA-formamidopyrimidine glycosylase/DNA-(apurinic or apyrimidinic site) lyase; this translates as MPELPEVEVVRRGLERWVTGRTVGGVEVLHPRAVRRHLAGGPDFAARLHGIRFGTAMRRGKYLWVPLDDMTFSLLGHLGMSGQLLVQPQDAPDEKHLRIRIVFDDALGTELRFVDQRTFGGLSLHENTPLGLPDTIAHIARDPLDPAFDDAAFHTALRLRRTTVKRALLDQTLISGVGNIYADESLWRSRLHYERPTATLTRPATTALLGHVRDVMNEALAQGGTSFDSLYVNVNGESGYFDRSLDAYGREGEPCHRCGTPIRRRAWMNRSSYYCPRCQRPPRAQPL
- the rpmF gene encoding 50S ribosomal protein L32, producing the protein MAVPKRKMSRSNTRHRRSQWKAAVPTLVSCERCQEPKLQHIACPSCGTYNKRQVLEV
- a CDS encoding YceD family protein, giving the protein MFDTRELGRRPGALKRLTRSVEAPKDLGIDGVIGVPEGAPLALSLRLESVMEGVLVTGTARATAEAECVRCLEPLSREVSADFQEMFSYPDADDRGRSRTAEPVDDAEDDEDMFFLEDGLFDLESVLRDAVVLALPLQPVCKETCAGLCSECGIRLNENPGHHHDAVDVRWAALQGLAETVQDGEKDNMGGAEAGVDEKQEK
- the rnc gene encoding ribonuclease III; translated protein: MSELSSAKKQADNVNTASSHTLLEGRLGYHLESALLVRALTHRSYAYENGGLPTNERLEFLGDSVLGLVVTDTLYRTHPDLPEGQLAKLRAAVVNSRALAEVGRGLELGSFIRLGRGEEGTGGRDKASILADTLEAVIGAVYLDQGLGVASELVHRLFDPLIDRSSNLGAGLDWKTSLQELTASEGLGVPEYLVTETGPDHEKTFTAAARVGGVSYGTGTGRSKKEAEQQAAESAWREISADAESRQAAAKAAAEAGAAVTPAELSSPDTDVAPA
- a CDS encoding ATP synthase F0 subunit B gives rise to the protein MDVQKKLDEIVEAVGNARSMPMSASCVVNRAELLAMLEEVREALPGSLAHAQELIGGREQLVEQARQEAERIIESAHAQRGSLVSDTEIARRSKDEADRILSEARKDAEEVRAEADEYVDSKLANFEVVLTKTIGSVDRGREKLLGRGQGYEGQGYDDPDFAEAPERSADPETLQRRADEYVDTKLGAFEAVLAKTLEAVGRGRQKLLGRVATDDLGAHMAAQDAAGSQGHTSDEDHWAGLAELSTPEPASQQPRFPGRTQPDYTSPAQPDYTSPVQPDYAPQGQPDYAPQAQPDFPVQAQPEPQYAQTYGYQDQPVQQDVYGYQQQPDPYAAYAQQGYDPNQGQPQQQEYGWSQQPAQPPAQQGESALDETSLFDTSMIDLEQLRRYEQGR
- a CDS encoding CAP domain-containing protein; the protein is MLALVNEERAKAGCSPLATSRGLTSLAQDLSEDMAARGFFAHTDPDGATPWDRAAKAGVLGLGGENIARGQADAQSVMDGWMNSDGHRANILNCDYKTLGVGIHHGSGGPWWTQDFGF